One Trichormus variabilis 0441 genomic window, AATCCCAGGATTTGCCAAAAATTGTCACCCAGCTAGAACCCGCAGCCAGGATATCTTGCAGCATTGGTTCATCTGCGGCATGAGTATGAGGGCGGCGAGTTGAACAAAATGCAACAATTTGTGAAAGTTTAAGCGGATCTTCTTGAAGTTGCCAGAAAAATTGAACATCCTTAGGGTTGGCTCCTGGCCATCCACCTTCAATGAAGGGAATCCCTAGTTGATCGAGTCTGTGGGCAATGCGTAGCTTGTCTTCTGTAGATATTGATAGCCCCTCGCGCTGAGTGCCATCCCGTAGTGTGGTGTCATAAAGCCAAATGTGGGGAGAGGGATTTTTGGTCATAAGACTAAGACTTTGGAGACAACTTTAAAGGCAATGTGCCAAGATACAACAAAACGCCAGTTTGCTGATTAAAATATGCCTAAGGTATTAGCTCAGGGTAAAACAATTGAGTGCAACAACGGAGAAAATTTACGCAAAGTTCTGCTAAAAAGTGGTATTGACCTCTACAATAGCGGTGCTAAGGTAATAAACTGTCGGGGTATTGGTAGTTGTGGTACCTGTGCTGTCCAAGTAGAAGGTGAAGTGTCTGTGGCGAATTGGCGAGATCAAGCACGGCGATCGCTTCCTCCTCATTCTCCTACAAAAGACCTGCGTTTAGCTTGTCAGACTCAGGTATTAGGTGATGTAAAGGTAACAAAATTTGACGGATTTTGGGGTCAAGGTTCTCAAGTAGTGTGGCAACCAGAAGGTTAGGTTAACAAGGAGAAATCAAGATGGGTAGATGGACACCGCTAATTCTTATGGCCGGAGGCTTGGCAATTCTCATGGGAACATTGCTAGGTATTAACTTCCCAATGGGTGGCCAGCAACAAACAGCTAGTAACAATACTTCAACTAGTAATAATGCTCCAGGGGGCAAAGCATCGAAAGTACTCCCAGCTAACATTAATGTTAATAGCTCCTCAGCCAATCGCAATCGCACCAATGCTACTACAAATGAAAACAGACCCAGTGTAGCGCAAGATAATTTCAACACTAGTACTGACCCTGAAGAAAGAGGCACCAGCAATCAGGACGAGCGCAGATCAACTGGTAACAGAACCAGTGTGGCTCAAAATAACAATTCCACCGATTCATCATCTCCTGACAATACACCAGAACCTAGTACTACAGAAGTTCAATCAAGAGACACCGTATCTGGTGACACAAACGAAACAAAAGAACCGATTCGTGCTTTGTGGTAATGAAGTGCTGAGTCCTAAGTGACCAGTACTGAGTATTTAGTCAACAAAATTAATCCCTAGTCCCTCACCACTTGTACTAGTCGTTGGTTACAAGTTATGAGTTATTAGTTATGTACTAATGGTAAATAGCTAATATATAAATACTAATGACTAATGACTAGGGACATTGTAATTATTGGTGGCGGCGTTATTGGTTTGGCGATCGCCGTTGAACTTAAGTTGCGCGGGACAAAAGTTACCGTGCTTTGTCGTGATTTCCCAGCAGCAGCAGCTCACGCCGCCGCCGGGATGTTAGCCCCGGATGCCGAGGAAATCACAGATGAGGCGATGAAGTCGCTATGCTGGCGATCGCGTTCTTTATATCCCGAATGGACAAGCAAGTTAGAAGATTTAACGGGTTTAAACACTGGTTACTGGCCTTGTGGCATCCTAGCGCCAGTTTATGAAGGGCAGGAGAGCAAGGGTGTAAGAATTCAGGAAAATAAGGGAGAATCACCCGCTTATTGGTTAGAAAAAGCCGTTATTCATCAATATCAACCAGGATTAGGTGAGGATGTGGTTGGTGGTTGGTGGTATCCAGAGGATGCCCAAGTGAATAATCAAGCACTAGCGCGTGTGCTGTGGGCGGCGGCGGAAAGCCTTGGTGTGGAACTCAACGACGGAATTACAGTAGAAGGATTATTACAACAGCAGGGACAGGTAGTAGGTGTCCAAACCAACACCGGCATCATTCAGGCCGAACACTATGTTTTAGCCACAGGTGCTTGGGCAAATGAATTATTACCCTTACCCGTAACCCCTCGTAAAGGGCAAATGTTGCGTGTGCGTGTGCCGGAATCTGTACCGGAATTGCCTTTAAAGCGGGTTTTATTTGGCGAAAATATTTACATTGTACCGAGACGAGACCGATCTATTATTATTGGGGCAACGAGTGAAGATGTCGGCTTTACCCCCCACAACACCCCCGCCGGCATTCAAACTTTACTGCAAGGCGCAATTCGTCTCTATCCTCAGTTACAGGATTATCCCATTCAAGAATTTTGGTGGGGCTTTCGTCCAGCCACTCCAGATGAATTACCCATTTTAGGAACTAGTCACTGTGCCAATTTAACCTTGGCTACTGGTCATTATCGCAACGGTATCTTACTAGCACCAATAACCGCCGCACTTATAGCCGATTTCATCGTAGAACAAAAATCTGACCCCCTACTGTCTCATTTCCACTACTCACGCTTTCAAAAACAGGCATCTACCACCCCCATGTTTACCCACTCCGCCAACTTCTCCAACGGACACGCCAAAAACCCTCCACTCCCCACTCTAGACTCATCCCTCATCATTGCAGGCAAATCCTTTCATTCCCGTTTGATGACGGGGACAGGCAAATATCGCAGCATAGAAGAAATGCAGCAAA contains:
- a CDS encoding 2Fe-2S iron-sulfur cluster-binding protein, coding for MPKVLAQGKTIECNNGENLRKVLLKSGIDLYNSGAKVINCRGIGSCGTCAVQVEGEVSVANWRDQARRSLPPHSPTKDLRLACQTQVLGDVKVTKFDGFWGQGSQVVWQPEG
- the thiO gene encoding glycine oxidase ThiO; protein product: MTRDIVIIGGGVIGLAIAVELKLRGTKVTVLCRDFPAAAAHAAAGMLAPDAEEITDEAMKSLCWRSRSLYPEWTSKLEDLTGLNTGYWPCGILAPVYEGQESKGVRIQENKGESPAYWLEKAVIHQYQPGLGEDVVGGWWYPEDAQVNNQALARVLWAAAESLGVELNDGITVEGLLQQQGQVVGVQTNTGIIQAEHYVLATGAWANELLPLPVTPRKGQMLRVRVPESVPELPLKRVLFGENIYIVPRRDRSIIIGATSEDVGFTPHNTPAGIQTLLQGAIRLYPQLQDYPIQEFWWGFRPATPDELPILGTSHCANLTLATGHYRNGILLAPITAALIADFIVEQKSDPLLSHFHYSRFQKQASTTPMFTHSANFSNGHAKNPPLPTLDSSLIIAGKSFHSRLMTGTGKYRSIEEMQQSVVASGCEIVTVAVRRVQTKAPGHEGLAEALDWSRIWMLPNTAGCQTAEEAIRVARLGREMAKLLGQEDNNFVKLEVIPDPKYLLPDPIGTLQAAEQLVKEGFAVLPYINADPMLAKRLEDVGCATVMPLASPIGSGQGLKTTANIQIIIENAKIPVVVDAGIGAPSEASQAMELGADALLINSAIALAQNPAAMAQAMNLATVAGRLAYLAGRMPIKTYASASSPVTGTIS